From a region of the Mycobacterium sp. SMC-8 genome:
- a CDS encoding glycosyltransferase family 2 protein, with translation MTELAAQNGHDTTATMRATGLIDGRSARTAAGRTPAASAMTVSLVIPVRNEARNVAWVLEQITDDVDEIILVDGRSTDATVITARSYRPDITVVSQQGTGKGDALRAGFAAATGDVVVMMDADGSMAPQEIRHYLHFLANGYDFVKGSRFIAGGGSLDITPFRRAGNKFLLAVFNSLFDSELTDLCYGFCAFHRRYLDLLALQATGFEIEAEMTVRASQAGLRIAEVPSMEMPRRYGTSNLHAIRDGIRVLRTVLRNHRSGVSGRVAQALAAEKRSA, from the coding sequence GTGACTGAACTGGCGGCGCAGAACGGGCACGACACGACCGCGACGATGCGGGCCACCGGCCTGATCGACGGCCGAAGCGCGCGCACGGCGGCGGGCCGCACCCCTGCCGCGTCGGCGATGACGGTCAGCCTGGTCATCCCGGTCCGCAACGAGGCCCGCAACGTCGCGTGGGTGCTCGAACAGATCACCGACGACGTGGACGAGATCATCCTGGTCGACGGCAGATCGACCGACGCGACCGTGATCACCGCGCGCAGCTACCGCCCCGACATCACGGTGGTGTCGCAGCAGGGGACCGGCAAGGGGGATGCGCTGCGCGCCGGCTTCGCCGCCGCCACCGGCGACGTCGTAGTGATGATGGACGCCGACGGCAGCATGGCCCCCCAGGAGATCCGGCACTACCTGCACTTCCTGGCCAACGGCTACGACTTCGTCAAGGGTTCGCGGTTCATCGCCGGCGGCGGGTCGCTGGACATCACACCGTTCCGCCGGGCCGGCAACAAATTCCTTCTTGCGGTGTTCAACTCGCTGTTCGACAGCGAGCTCACCGACCTGTGCTACGGGTTCTGTGCCTTCCATCGCCGGTATCTCGACTTGTTGGCCTTGCAGGCAACGGGTTTCGAGATCGAGGCGGAGATGACGGTGCGCGCCAGTCAAGCGGGGCTGCGCATCGCCGAGGTGCCCAGCATGGAGATGCCGAGGCGCTACGGCACATCGAACCTGCACGCCATCCGGGACGGGATCCGGGTGCTGCGCACGGTGTTGCGCAACCACCGGTCGGGCGTCTCGGGCCGCGTGGCCCAGGCGCTGGCCGCCGAGAAGCGCTCGGCGTAG
- a CDS encoding glycosyltransferase produces the protein MTSIIASTSPSRTPRERKARPAVSICIPAYQAQRHLGATLDSTLAQDSDDFEVVVVDNNSSDGTGRLLDGLTDPRVRVLRNDVTVPMIDNFNLAIRRSRGRYVKLVCADDILAPDCVRVQAAALEAMPEVTLVSARTDFIDDAGTMIRPDRGLPGIEGRRPADHVVRRIVRSGTNPIGPPVAAMFRRADFDRCGGFRHVSSFLSELDLWVRLLGRGEFYGVPRTLAAFRIASGSTTALTSARSQLGQILGFSGMLAADPAWNVTVGDRIYGRVRSCDMQLRRTGLYALSTIRSRRSAHDH, from the coding sequence GTGACCAGCATCATCGCCTCGACGTCGCCGTCGAGAACACCGCGCGAGCGCAAAGCCCGTCCCGCAGTGTCGATCTGCATCCCCGCCTACCAGGCGCAGCGCCATCTGGGCGCGACCCTGGACAGCACGCTGGCGCAGGACAGCGACGACTTCGAGGTCGTGGTCGTCGACAACAACAGCTCCGACGGCACCGGCCGACTACTCGACGGGCTCACCGATCCGCGGGTTCGGGTCCTGCGTAACGACGTGACCGTGCCGATGATCGACAACTTCAATCTCGCGATCCGCCGCAGCCGCGGCCGCTACGTCAAACTCGTTTGCGCCGACGACATTCTGGCGCCGGACTGCGTGCGGGTACAGGCGGCCGCGCTGGAGGCGATGCCCGAGGTCACGCTGGTCTCGGCGCGGACGGACTTCATCGACGACGCAGGCACGATGATCCGGCCCGACCGGGGCCTGCCGGGCATCGAGGGCAGGCGGCCGGCCGACCACGTCGTGCGCCGCATCGTCCGCAGCGGCACCAACCCGATCGGCCCGCCGGTCGCCGCGATGTTCCGGCGCGCCGACTTCGACCGCTGCGGCGGGTTCCGGCACGTCAGCTCGTTCCTCAGCGAGCTCGACCTGTGGGTGCGTCTGCTCGGCCGCGGCGAGTTCTACGGCGTCCCGAGAACTCTCGCGGCCTTCCGGATCGCCAGCGGTTCCACCACGGCGCTGACCTCCGCGCGGTCCCAGCTCGGGCAGATCCTCGGGTTCTCCGGCATGCTCGCGGCCGACCCGGCCTGGAACGTCACCGTCGGCGACCGCATCTACGGCCGTGTCCGGTCCTGCGACATGCAGCTCCGGCGCACCGGTCTCTACGCGTTGAGCACGATCCGCAGCCGCAGGAGCGCACATGACCATTGA
- a CDS encoding glycosyltransferase family 2 protein: protein MTIEHVRNHRVLPHVRRAELRPVESLSVVICAYTTERWDDLCRSVESVLADRGPQLQVVVVIDHNDELYARAIVRFGHDHRILVRHSDGPRGLSGARNTGVDFADGEVVAFLDDDAAAEPGWSRALLRHYDNPRVLGVGGSAAPVWPDGRPRWMPAEFDWVVGCSYTGQPERLAPVRNPLGCNMSLRRSALDDIGGFRPEVGRVGKKPVGGEETELFLRLRTMRPTGRVLLDPAASVRHYVSSDRATLRYFVSRCYHEGLSKAVVTRLARASRPLDSERAYTTRVLPRAVAREAVSLRRGGRARAAVMVLGLGVTTAGYLRGRLTRRSS from the coding sequence ATGACCATTGAGCACGTCCGCAACCACCGGGTACTGCCGCACGTTCGGCGGGCCGAACTGCGGCCGGTGGAAAGCCTGTCCGTCGTCATCTGCGCCTACACCACCGAACGCTGGGACGACCTGTGCCGGTCGGTCGAGTCGGTGCTGGCCGACCGGGGCCCGCAGCTGCAGGTCGTCGTGGTGATCGACCACAACGACGAGCTCTACGCGCGCGCAATCGTACGGTTCGGCCACGATCATCGAATCCTGGTGCGTCACAGCGACGGTCCGCGTGGGCTGTCGGGGGCTCGCAACACCGGAGTGGATTTCGCCGACGGCGAGGTGGTGGCGTTCCTCGACGACGACGCGGCCGCCGAACCCGGATGGAGCCGGGCCCTGCTGCGGCACTACGACAATCCCCGCGTGCTCGGGGTCGGCGGCTCCGCGGCGCCGGTCTGGCCGGACGGCCGCCCCCGTTGGATGCCCGCCGAGTTCGACTGGGTGGTCGGCTGCAGCTATACCGGCCAACCCGAGCGTCTCGCACCGGTGCGTAATCCGTTGGGCTGCAACATGTCGCTACGCAGGTCCGCGCTCGACGACATCGGCGGATTCCGCCCGGAGGTCGGCCGGGTCGGAAAGAAGCCGGTCGGCGGCGAGGAGACCGAGCTGTTCCTGCGGCTGCGCACCATGCGACCGACCGGCCGGGTGCTGCTGGATCCCGCTGCGTCCGTGCGGCACTACGTCAGCAGCGACCGGGCGACGCTGCGGTACTTCGTCAGCCGCTGCTACCACGAAGGCTTGTCCAAGGCGGTGGTCACCCGGCTGGCCCGGGCGTCGCGGCCACTCGACAGCGAACGTGCCTACACCACCAGGGTTCTGCCGCGTGCGGTGGCCCGGGAAGCAGTGTCCCTGCGCCGCGGCGGCCGGGCCAGAGCGGCGGTCATGGTGCTGGGGCTCGGCGTCACCACCGCCGGCTACCTGCGGGGCAGGCTCACCCGGCGGAGCAGCTGA
- a CDS encoding glycosyltransferase family 2 protein, whose amino-acid sequence MTDLTVPDVTLRPVLAGAARPDWDGALWVGEIWADACGVHRLHAADGYRRARLLVRAESGPLGFVELDIVDRAVDPRQLRAAVADLPARDPSPTGPASTVPGARAVPISIVICTRDRVSMLRTAVESALAVNYPDFEIVVVDNAGATDATRRYVESLADPRVRVVEEPRPGLSRARNTGLLAAGGEVVAYTDDDVVVDRHWLSAIAHGFGRGPSVSCVSGIVPAAELRTPAQAYFDARVAWSKCLDARVFDRSAPPADIPLFPYAVGHYGTGANFAVDRAVALALGGFDEALGAGAPAGGGEDLDMFFRVLAAGGQLVYDPAALVWHRHRADGDGLAAQSRTYGTGLGAWIAKIACDRRTAPDAVMTAVRKAPAFVGHLSYSASTARPADDLTDLLPDGLTTPAWRSVLAGFRAYRAALREGRSPAPLLGTT is encoded by the coding sequence ATGACCGACCTCACCGTCCCCGACGTGACGCTACGCCCCGTGCTCGCCGGTGCGGCGCGGCCGGACTGGGACGGCGCGCTCTGGGTGGGCGAGATCTGGGCGGACGCGTGCGGCGTGCACCGGCTGCACGCCGCCGACGGATACCGGCGGGCCCGCCTGCTGGTGCGCGCCGAGTCCGGCCCGCTCGGCTTCGTCGAGCTCGACATCGTCGACCGGGCCGTCGATCCGCGGCAGCTGCGGGCGGCTGTCGCCGACCTGCCCGCGCGGGACCCGTCGCCGACGGGCCCCGCATCGACGGTTCCCGGCGCGCGAGCCGTGCCGATCAGCATCGTGATCTGCACCCGCGACCGCGTGTCCATGCTGCGTACCGCCGTGGAATCGGCTCTGGCCGTGAACTATCCGGACTTCGAGATCGTCGTCGTCGACAACGCCGGTGCCACGGACGCCACCCGGCGGTACGTCGAGAGCCTGGCCGACCCCCGGGTGCGGGTGGTCGAGGAACCACGCCCCGGACTGTCCCGGGCGCGCAACACCGGACTGCTGGCCGCCGGGGGCGAGGTCGTCGCGTACACCGACGACGACGTCGTCGTCGACCGGCACTGGCTGAGCGCGATCGCCCACGGCTTCGGTCGCGGACCGTCGGTCTCGTGCGTGTCCGGGATCGTGCCCGCCGCCGAACTGCGCACCCCGGCGCAGGCGTACTTCGACGCCCGGGTGGCGTGGTCGAAGTGTCTGGACGCGCGGGTGTTCGACCGGTCCGCGCCGCCGGCCGACATCCCGCTGTTCCCGTACGCGGTCGGGCATTACGGCACCGGCGCGAACTTCGCCGTCGACCGGGCCGTCGCCCTCGCGTTGGGTGGATTCGACGAGGCCCTCGGGGCCGGCGCCCCGGCGGGCGGCGGGGAGGACCTCGACATGTTCTTCCGTGTGCTGGCCGCAGGCGGGCAGCTGGTGTACGACCCGGCTGCGCTGGTGTGGCACCGGCACCGCGCCGACGGTGACGGCCTCGCCGCGCAGAGCCGCACCTACGGGACAGGCCTGGGGGCCTGGATCGCCAAGATCGCGTGCGATCGCCGCACGGCCCCCGACGCCGTGATGACGGCGGTGCGCAAGGCTCCTGCGTTCGTCGGGCACCTGTCGTACTCGGCGTCCACGGCCCGCCCCGCCGACGACCTGACCGACCTGCTGCCCGACGGGCTGACCACGCCCGCGTGGCGCTCGGTCCTCGCCGGCTTCCGCGCCTACCGCGCCGCGCTGCGCGAGGGGCGAAGCCCCGCACCGCTTCTGGGGACGACGTGA
- a CDS encoding family 16 glycosylhydrolase yields MSLHAERNLRLNTVALILSTASTGVLGLAFWAVSARLFPAHEVGLASALITSAVLLSSLSCLGLDVLYERFLPVAGTRAPALLHRGFLLVAGTGALTGAVLVVVGPRQPLFESGWAMAGFPLMVMVLAVFALLDKATSGLGVARWSAVKNLAHAAAKLVAVVALAVWEQAATIVLSWTLTAAVAALCTYVVLHRRSRRHPRWHRPADLPPRKQMWSYFGSSLGIGSLWSIGPLVVPLIVVTQIGPAANAYFAISWAMISALYLMMHLVVGPYVAEVAANPGQVRALSWRMVRMMAAVAVLSSAGLLLVGPLTLGLAGDEYRAEGTALLWLAAAFLPLSAVAAVYEGFARVQRRLALYLSVQALVTVVIVAGSWYGTRALGVIGVGWAYLVAEALAALILIWPTVAWLRGIGAAPGARPRHAAPSNRVPIRVGAVLLAAALPVGLLYVIERPTAAASLVLFDDFNGAAGTPPDPARWGHDVGGGGWGNGEVQVYTDDPANAALDGDGHLVVTARRDGRHITSARLTTKDRLSFTYGRAEARLKLPQGAGLHPAFWLLGTDLDSVGWPASGELDVVETIGEAHFVHSGAIGPYTDGTEYKLAAAVPIDPAFVDGFHTYWVQREPGIVSMGVDDRTTGVFHAADLSPEQLWVFDKPFFLVLNVAVGGDWPGPVQDGTPFPAEMTVDWVRVTGD; encoded by the coding sequence GTGAGCCTGCACGCCGAACGCAACCTGCGGCTCAACACCGTTGCGCTGATCCTGTCGACGGCGTCGACAGGTGTGCTCGGCCTGGCGTTCTGGGCCGTGTCGGCCCGGCTGTTCCCCGCTCACGAGGTCGGTCTGGCCTCGGCGCTCATCACTTCGGCGGTGCTGTTGTCGTCGCTGTCGTGTCTCGGCCTCGACGTCCTCTACGAGCGCTTCCTGCCGGTGGCGGGAACGCGCGCGCCCGCTCTGCTGCACCGTGGCTTCCTGCTGGTCGCAGGCACCGGTGCGCTGACCGGGGCGGTGCTGGTCGTCGTCGGCCCGCGTCAGCCGCTGTTCGAATCCGGCTGGGCGATGGCGGGTTTCCCGCTAATGGTGATGGTGCTGGCTGTTTTCGCCCTGCTCGACAAGGCCACTTCGGGGCTGGGTGTGGCGCGCTGGTCGGCGGTGAAGAACCTGGCGCACGCCGCGGCGAAGCTGGTGGCGGTCGTCGCACTGGCGGTCTGGGAGCAGGCCGCCACCATCGTGCTGAGCTGGACGCTCACCGCCGCGGTCGCCGCTTTGTGCACCTACGTGGTGCTACACCGGCGCAGCCGGCGGCATCCCCGATGGCACCGCCCGGCCGATCTGCCTCCGCGCAAACAGATGTGGTCGTACTTCGGTTCGTCACTGGGCATCGGGTCGTTGTGGTCGATCGGTCCGCTGGTGGTGCCGCTGATCGTGGTCACCCAGATCGGACCTGCGGCGAACGCGTACTTCGCGATCAGCTGGGCCATGATCAGCGCGCTGTACCTGATGATGCACCTGGTCGTCGGACCGTACGTGGCCGAGGTCGCGGCCAACCCCGGCCAGGTGCGGGCGCTGTCCTGGCGCATGGTGCGGATGATGGCCGCCGTGGCCGTGCTGTCCTCGGCCGGTCTGCTCCTGGTGGGACCGCTGACGCTGGGCCTGGCCGGTGACGAATACCGTGCCGAGGGCACAGCTCTGCTGTGGCTGGCGGCGGCGTTCCTGCCGCTGTCGGCGGTGGCCGCCGTCTACGAGGGCTTCGCCCGCGTGCAGCGCAGACTCGCGCTGTACCTGTCCGTGCAGGCACTGGTCACCGTGGTGATCGTCGCCGGATCCTGGTACGGCACCCGCGCGCTCGGTGTCATCGGCGTCGGCTGGGCCTACCTGGTGGCCGAAGCGCTGGCCGCGCTGATCCTGATCTGGCCGACCGTGGCGTGGCTGCGCGGTATCGGTGCCGCACCGGGCGCGCGGCCCCGTCATGCGGCGCCGTCGAACCGGGTCCCGATCCGCGTCGGGGCGGTGCTGCTGGCCGCGGCACTGCCGGTCGGTCTGCTTTATGTGATCGAACGTCCCACTGCAGCAGCGTCGTTGGTGCTCTTCGACGATTTCAACGGTGCCGCGGGGACGCCGCCCGACCCGGCGCGGTGGGGCCACGACGTCGGCGGCGGCGGATGGGGCAACGGCGAAGTGCAGGTGTACACCGACGATCCGGCCAACGCGGCGCTGGACGGCGACGGCCACCTCGTGGTGACCGCCCGGCGCGACGGCCGGCATATCACCTCCGCGCGGCTGACCACCAAAGACCGTCTGTCCTTCACCTACGGACGTGCGGAGGCGCGGCTGAAGCTGCCCCAGGGCGCGGGGCTGCACCCCGCCTTCTGGCTGCTGGGCACCGACCTCGACAGTGTGGGCTGGCCCGCCAGCGGAGAACTCGACGTCGTCGAGACCATCGGTGAGGCGCACTTCGTCCACTCCGGCGCGATCGGCCCCTACACCGACGGCACGGAATACAAGCTGGCTGCGGCCGTGCCGATCGATCCGGCCTTCGTCGACGGCTTCCACACCTACTGGGTGCAGCGGGAACCGGGCATCGTCTCGATGGGCGTCGACGACCGGACCACCGGCGTGTTCCACGCCGCAGACCTTTCCCCCGAACAACTCTGGGTGTTCGACAAGCCGTTCTTCCTCGTGCTCAACGTCGCGGTCGGTGGGGACTGGCCGGGGCCCGTGCAGGACGGCACACCGTTTCCCGCCGAGATGACGGTCGACTGGGTGAGGGTGACCGGTGACTGA
- a CDS encoding class I SAM-dependent methyltransferase gives MRCRLCGSARMHSVLDLGATPPCAKFLTADELDVAEPTYPLHLRLCQDCLLLQIPALITPEDNFTEYAYFSSYSDTWVDHARRFVADATERAGLGRDSFVVEVASNDGYLLQHVVAAGIGCLGVEPSINVGAAARRRGVPTLSAFLDEQTAAEVRAQHGPADLVVANNVYAHIPDLLGFTRALRGLLADDGWLSIEVHHALNLVALGQFDTVYHEHFQYYTVLSAIRALATGGLTVVDVEMLPTHGGSIRLWARPAESAGAPGPRVTAALEAENEAGLHHLDGYLGLRPRTEAIRHDLLRFLLDCRSRGLRVVGYGAPGKGSTLLNYCGIRDDLIEYTVDRNPYKHGRFTPGTRIPIHDPAQLDKDRPDVIVVLPWNLRAEITEQLAYTAEWGARLVFPLPTLHVVDVTEGTVK, from the coding sequence ATGAGATGCCGATTGTGTGGATCCGCCCGCATGCACAGTGTGCTCGACCTCGGCGCCACGCCGCCGTGCGCGAAGTTCCTCACCGCAGACGAACTCGACGTCGCGGAGCCGACCTACCCACTGCACCTGCGGCTGTGCCAGGACTGTCTGCTGCTGCAGATTCCGGCGCTGATCACGCCTGAGGACAACTTCACCGAGTACGCGTACTTCTCGTCGTACTCCGACACCTGGGTCGACCACGCCCGGCGCTTCGTGGCCGACGCCACCGAACGTGCCGGGCTGGGCCGGGATTCGTTCGTGGTCGAGGTCGCCAGCAACGACGGGTACCTGCTGCAGCACGTCGTCGCGGCCGGCATCGGGTGCCTGGGCGTGGAGCCCTCGATCAACGTCGGGGCGGCCGCGCGCCGCCGCGGAGTGCCGACGCTGTCGGCGTTCCTCGACGAACAGACCGCCGCCGAGGTGCGCGCCCAGCACGGGCCCGCCGATCTGGTGGTCGCCAACAACGTCTACGCCCACATCCCCGACCTGCTCGGCTTCACCCGGGCGCTGCGTGGTCTGCTTGCCGACGACGGCTGGCTGAGCATCGAGGTCCACCACGCGCTGAATCTGGTTGCGCTGGGCCAGTTCGACACCGTCTACCACGAGCACTTCCAGTACTACACCGTGCTCTCGGCGATCCGGGCGCTGGCCACCGGAGGGCTGACGGTGGTGGACGTGGAGATGCTGCCGACCCACGGCGGATCGATCCGGCTGTGGGCACGTCCCGCGGAGAGCGCCGGTGCACCGGGCCCTCGGGTCACCGCGGCGCTGGAGGCCGAGAACGAGGCCGGATTGCACCACCTCGACGGATATCTCGGCCTGCGGCCCCGGACCGAGGCGATCCGGCACGACCTGCTGCGCTTCCTGCTCGACTGCCGGTCCCGCGGCCTGCGGGTGGTCGGCTACGGGGCACCCGGCAAGGGCAGCACGCTGCTCAACTACTGCGGTATCCGCGACGACCTGATCGAGTACACCGTGGACCGGAACCCGTACAAGCATGGCCGGTTCACCCCGGGCACGCGGATCCCGATTCACGATCCGGCCCAGCTCGACAAGGACCGCCCCGACGTGATCGTGGTGCTGCCGTGGAACCTGCGGGCCGAGATCACCGAGCAGCTCGCGTACACCGCCGAATGGGGTGCGCGGCTGGTCTTCCCACTTCCCACCCTGCACGTCGTCGACGTGACGGAAGGAACCGTGAAATGA
- a CDS encoding glucose-1-phosphate cytidylyltransferase has product MKVVLFCGGYGMRMRNSSDDTIPKPMQMLGPRPLIWHVMRYYAHFGHTEFVLCLGYGAEHIKNYFLTYQESASNDFVIRGGKVELLQTDISDWSITFVDTGTESSIGERLRRVRHFVEDDEYFLANYADVLTDAPLNDIIDEVKASGATASMLIVPPQSSFHCVDVADSGQGCGAITGITPVSRLPIWENGGYFVMSSQILNLLTENCDLVEDTCARLAADGKLFGYRHLGFWKPADTFKERAELEVAYRSGDRPWALWEHAKAAS; this is encoded by the coding sequence ATGAAAGTCGTGTTGTTCTGTGGTGGCTACGGGATGCGCATGCGCAACAGCAGCGACGACACCATCCCCAAGCCCATGCAGATGCTCGGTCCGCGACCGCTGATCTGGCACGTCATGCGCTACTACGCCCACTTCGGGCACACCGAGTTCGTGCTGTGCCTGGGCTACGGCGCCGAGCACATCAAGAACTACTTCCTCACCTATCAGGAATCGGCGTCCAACGACTTCGTCATCCGCGGCGGCAAGGTGGAGCTGCTGCAGACCGACATCAGCGACTGGTCCATCACCTTCGTCGACACCGGCACGGAATCCTCGATCGGAGAACGGCTCCGGCGGGTGCGCCACTTCGTCGAGGACGACGAGTACTTCCTCGCCAACTACGCCGACGTGCTCACCGACGCGCCGCTCAACGACATCATCGACGAGGTCAAGGCGTCGGGAGCGACGGCGTCGATGCTGATCGTGCCGCCCCAGTCGTCGTTCCACTGCGTCGACGTGGCCGACTCCGGGCAGGGATGCGGTGCGATCACCGGGATCACCCCGGTGTCCCGGCTGCCGATCTGGGAGAACGGGGGCTACTTCGTGATGTCCTCGCAGATCCTGAACCTGCTCACCGAGAACTGCGATCTGGTCGAGGACACCTGCGCCCGGCTGGCCGCCGACGGAAAGCTGTTCGGGTACCGGCATCTCGGCTTCTGGAAGCCCGCCGACACCTTCAAGGAGCGTGCCGAGCTCGAAGTCGCCTACCGCAGCGGGGACCGGCCGTGGGCACTGTGGGAGCACGCGAAGGCGGCCTCGTGA
- a CDS encoding PIG-L deacetylase family protein yields MIDLTAGPVREVAALGAHCDDIAIGAGATLLTLSRANPGLQVHALVLCGAGTEREAEERAALAAFCPGATVHLTLLGLPDGRTPAHWDSVKDGLSTMRRSCEPQLVFSPHRHDAHQDHRLLAELTPTEFRDHVVLGYEILKWESDTPSPNVFHPVDAEIAEEKVRLLHKHYPSQAGRDWFDEQSFLGLTRLRGVQCRSAHAEAFVAEKTVLRFPRRGAA; encoded by the coding sequence GTGATCGACCTCACCGCAGGACCCGTCCGCGAGGTGGCGGCGCTCGGCGCGCACTGCGACGACATCGCGATCGGCGCAGGCGCAACACTTCTCACGCTGTCTCGGGCGAACCCGGGACTGCAGGTCCATGCACTGGTGCTGTGCGGCGCCGGCACCGAACGCGAAGCCGAGGAGCGGGCGGCGCTGGCGGCGTTCTGCCCCGGCGCCACGGTGCACCTGACCCTCCTGGGCCTGCCCGACGGGCGCACCCCGGCCCACTGGGACAGCGTCAAGGACGGGCTCAGCACAATGCGCCGCAGCTGCGAACCGCAACTGGTGTTCAGCCCGCACCGCCATGACGCCCACCAGGACCACCGGCTGCTCGCCGAACTGACCCCCACCGAGTTCCGCGACCACGTGGTGCTGGGCTACGAGATCCTCAAATGGGAGTCGGACACCCCGTCGCCCAACGTGTTCCACCCGGTGGATGCCGAGATCGCCGAGGAGAAGGTCAGGCTGCTGCACAAGCACTACCCGTCGCAGGCCGGCCGCGACTGGTTCGACGAGCAGTCGTTCCTCGGGTTGACGCGACTGCGCGGCGTGCAGTGCCGCAGCGCGCACGCCGAGGCGTTCGTCGCGGAGAAGACGGTGCTGCGATTCCCGCGGCGAGGTGCGGCATGA
- a CDS encoding NAD(P)-dependent oxidoreductase — protein sequence MSRRVLVTGHQGYLGTVMVPALRAAGHQVTGLDVGYFADCVLGPRPDDPVGLAVDLRDVRPEHLAGFDAVIHLAALSNDPLGALAPEVTHDINHHASVRLARFAKEAGVQRFLYASTCSVYGAAGDGAVDEDAPLRPLTPYAVSKVRVEDDVAALADSDFAPVFLRNATAFGFSARLRADIVLNNLVGSAVLTGVVRVLSDGTPWRPLVHARDIAAAFIRCLEAPAPTVACRAFNIGSERNNVTVAQIARQVADAVPASQVLITGETGADPRSYRVDFTRARTELGFEAAVSVAEGAAELCSAYLRHGLTSADMAAKFTRLARLAQLRDSGRLDDAMRRISEVV from the coding sequence ATGAGCCGGCGCGTACTGGTCACCGGTCACCAGGGCTATCTCGGCACCGTCATGGTGCCGGCGCTGCGCGCGGCAGGCCACCAGGTCACCGGTCTGGACGTCGGGTACTTCGCCGACTGCGTGCTGGGCCCCCGCCCGGACGACCCCGTGGGCCTGGCAGTCGACCTGCGCGACGTCCGCCCCGAGCACCTGGCCGGCTTCGACGCGGTCATCCACCTGGCCGCCCTGTCCAACGATCCGCTCGGCGCGCTGGCGCCCGAGGTCACCCACGACATCAACCACCACGCCTCGGTGCGCCTGGCCCGCTTCGCGAAAGAGGCCGGGGTGCAACGGTTCCTGTACGCCTCGACGTGTTCGGTGTACGGCGCGGCAGGGGACGGGGCGGTCGACGAGGACGCCCCGCTGCGCCCGCTCACGCCCTACGCGGTCAGCAAGGTCCGCGTCGAGGACGATGTGGCGGCACTGGCCGACAGCGACTTCGCTCCCGTGTTCCTGCGCAACGCCACGGCGTTCGGTTTCTCGGCGCGGCTGCGCGCAGACATCGTGCTGAACAACCTGGTCGGATCCGCGGTGCTGACCGGGGTGGTGCGCGTGCTGTCCGACGGCACCCCGTGGCGTCCGCTGGTGCACGCCCGCGACATCGCCGCGGCGTTCATCCGGTGCCTGGAGGCGCCGGCGCCGACGGTCGCCTGCCGCGCTTTCAACATCGGCAGCGAGCGCAACAACGTCACCGTGGCGCAGATCGCGCGGCAGGTGGCCGACGCCGTGCCGGCCTCACAGGTGTTGATCACCGGCGAGACCGGTGCCGACCCGCGTTCCTACCGGGTCGACTTCACGAGGGCCAGAACCGAACTCGGCTTCGAGGCCGCCGTGTCGGTGGCCGAAGGGGCCGCCGAGCTGTGCTCGGCGTATCTGCGCCACGGCCTGACTTCGGCAGACATGGCGGCGAAGTTCACCCGGCTGGCCCGCCTCGCGCAGCTGCGCGACAGCGGCCGGCTGGACGACGCGATGCGGAGGATCAGTGAAGTTGTGTGA
- a CDS encoding dTDP-4-dehydrorhamnose 3,5-epimerase family protein, producing MRIEPAQLAGVVTLVPQPHHDDRGLFTRTFDAEVFDDWSGVPGAAASFVQDSQSRSARGVIRGLHGRRGRGEAKLVRCAHGAVHDVLVDARPQSPTFGRHEVFLLDDTTFRHLYVPPGMLHGFQALTDVADVCYRINRAHDPAEDIAVAHDDPDLDIEWPLRPALLSPRDAAAASWARLLTQLH from the coding sequence GTGCGTATCGAACCGGCCCAGCTCGCGGGTGTGGTCACGCTGGTGCCGCAACCGCACCACGACGACCGTGGATTGTTCACCCGCACGTTCGACGCCGAGGTTTTCGACGACTGGTCGGGTGTGCCCGGCGCCGCGGCCTCGTTCGTCCAGGATTCCCAGTCCCGCTCGGCCCGTGGGGTCATCCGCGGCCTGCACGGCCGGCGCGGCCGCGGCGAGGCCAAGCTCGTGCGCTGCGCACACGGTGCCGTGCACGACGTGCTCGTCGACGCCAGACCGCAGTCGCCGACGTTCGGCAGGCACGAGGTGTTCCTGCTCGACGACACCACATTCCGCCATCTCTACGTGCCGCCGGGCATGCTGCACGGCTTCCAGGCGCTCACCGACGTCGCCGACGTCTGCTACCGCATCAACCGCGCGCACGATCCGGCCGAGGACATCGCCGTGGCGCACGACGACCCCGACCTGGATATCGAATGGCCGCTGCGTCCGGCCCTGCTGTCGCCGCGTGACGCCGCGGCGGCCAGCTGGGCCCGGCTGCTCACACAACTTCACTGA